One window of Helicoverpa zea isolate HzStark_Cry1AcR chromosome 12, ilHelZeax1.1, whole genome shotgun sequence genomic DNA carries:
- the LOC124635228 gene encoding probable Na(+)/H(+) antiporter nhx-9 isoform X9: MTSLKHGVNLSRRACRRPLLWAALAALLSCAHSGPLESTTKQSPSITVDGISTYPGLGFGPMGPVVPVPGEPPGTQLRQHQDTTTNLPSTEKPEKKVKKLVIAAFEFHRVETPFLIGLWIFFASIAKIGFHMAPKLSKMFPESCLLIFVGVLIGALLLSTHSVHVQPLTPDTFFLYMLPPIILDAGYFMPNRLFFDHLGTILLFAVVGTVFNTLTIGASLWACGQTGMFGCTTPLLDMLLFAALISAVDPVAVLAVFEEIHVDEVLYIVVFGESLLNDAVTVVLYHMFEAYTEMGPSRLEYTDFLAGLASFLVVAVGGTCIGVVWGFATGLVTRFTHEVRVIEPIFIFVMAYLAYLNAEMFHMSGILAITFCGITMKNYVEANISHKSHTTIKYTMKMLSSSSETIIFMFLGVATVNNNHDWNTWFVLLTIVFCSVFRIIGVYIFSAIANKFRLHKLNRVEKFVMSYGGLRGAVAFALVLLIDPEVVELQPMFVTTTIAVIYFTVFIQGITIKPLVKILNVKTAEKRKPTMNERIHERFMDHLMAGVEDILGKHGNHHMRDKFKRFDNRFIRPFLLRNYQGAEPKILETYSKLAMKDAIEYMQRNASTIGNISGAESMSAIFKNYTNANFNGSPSFSQLDSSTWNIDMQELEYNPSKKDLTDAKIHHLLAEELCKPFRRHRRLSYSRHAVNDRDLGTQVNYKTHMNIRRRVGDRKHHHKRSKRGKQDGKNHVTFPEFQQNGSAKQFTHGKIKYYRLDYIDEVLQEEGDERESGPRREGDDGGITFTAKSPPGYKEVSPTSSHKENSSSLLNQLANLPGFNPLKARIVKQYAKTPEEILPTAVEKSLPWRRDRSTYNFVPNEDILEEDERRLSDCDNDTYIFRRHREAKTSKIYHRSVPKREL; the protein is encoded by the exons ATGACGTCGTTGAAGCACGGGGTGAACCTGAGCCGGCGCGCATGCAGGCGACCCCTCCTGTGGGCCGCGCTAGCTGCCCTCCTGTCCTGCGCACACAGCGGCCCTCTTGAA AGCACCACGAAACAAAGTCCGTCCATAACAGTCGATGGGATCTCCACGTACCCCGGACTGGGGTTCGGGCCCATGGGTCCCGTGGTGCCAGTACCAGGCGAGCCCCCAGGCACGCAGCTTCGTCAACACCAGGACACTACCACTAATTTACCAAGCACAGAAAAACCTGAGAAAAAAGTGAAGAAACTGGTCATCGCTGCCTTCGAATTTCACCGGGTCGAAACGCCCTTCTTGATAGGATTATGGATTTTCTTCGCTAGTATAGCTAAAATTG GTTTTCATATGGCACCGAAGTTGTCGAAAATGTTTCCTGAATCTTGTCTTCTTATTTTCGTGGGTGTCCTCATCGGGGCACTGCTGTTGAGTACGCATAGTGTGCATGTACAACCTCTGACGCCGGACACCTTCTTTTTATACATGTTGCCCCCTATCATCCTGGATGCTGGCTACTTCATGCCCAACAGATTGTTTTTCGATCACCTTGGAACAATTCTTTTATTTGCGGTTGTTGGGACTGTGTTCAACACCCTGACTATTG GGGCGTCCCTATGGGCCTGCGGACAGACTGGAATGTTTGGCTGCACCACACCCCTTCTAGACATGCTTTTGTTTGCAGCATTAATCTCTGCAGTAGATCCAGTAGCAGTACTAGCTGTTTTTGAGGAAATTCATGTAGATGAAGTTCTTTACATTGTAGTTTTCGGCGAATCTCTGCTGAACGATGCAGTAACTGTTGTATTATATCACATGTTTGAGGCATATAC TGAGATGGGACCATCACGTCTTGAATATACTGACTTCCTTGCGGGACTCGCCTCTTTCCTGGTGGTGGCTGTTGGAGGGACGTGTATTGGCGTCGTGTGGGGCTTCGCTACAGGCCTTGTCACCCGTTTCACGCACGAAGTTAGAGTCATTGAGCCAATCTTCATATTCGTAATGGCTTACTTGGCATATCTCAATGCTGAGATGTTCCACATGAGTGGAATACTTGC CATAACTTTCTGCGGTATAACTATGAAGAACTACGTGGAGGCGAACATATCACACAAGTCGCatacaacaataaaatacacCATGAAAATGCTGTCTTCGTCCTCAGAAACtattattttcatgtttttagGCGTGGCTACTGTAAATAATAACCACGATTGGAACACGTGGTTTGTTTTATTAACAATTGTATTCTGCTCAGTATTTCGTATAATAG GCGTGTATATATTTAGCGCAATTGCCAATAAGTTCCGTTTGCACAAACTTAATAGGGTTGAAAAGTTCGTCATGTCTTATGGAG GTCTTCGAGGCGCAGTTGCCTTCGCATTAGTTTTGTTAATAGATCCTGAAGTAGTGGAACTGCAGCCAATGTTTGTTACTACCACTATAGCTGTGATATACTTCACCGTATTCATTCAGGGAATCACGATAAAACCTCTTGTGAAAATACTTAACGTTAAAACTGCTGAGAAGCGAAAACCGACAATGAATGAACGAATTCATGAGCGG TTTATGGACCATTTGATGGCTGGCGTAGAAGATATTCTGGGAAAACATGGTAACCACCACATGAGAGATAAGTTCAAAAGATTTGACAATCGCTTCATTAGGCCATTCTTACTTAGAAACTATCAG GGTGCTGAGCCGAAGATTTTGGAGACCTACTCAAAGTTAGCTATGAAAGATGCAATAGAATACATGCAACGAAACGCGTCTACTATCGGAAATATATCAGGCGCCGAATCCATGTCTGCCATATTCAAAAACTATACTAATGCCAATTTCAATGGAAG TCCCAGCTTCAGTCAATTGGACTCATCAACGTGGAATATAGACATGCAAGAACTGGAATATAATCCGTCGAAGAAAGATCTAACAGATGCCAAGATACACCATCTCCTTGCGGAAGAACTTTGCAAACCATTCAGACGG CATCGTCGGTTGAGCTACAGTCGGCACGCAGTGAACGATCGTGACCTCGGCACGCAAGTCAATTACAAGACCCATATGAATATAAGGCGACGGGTTGGCGACAGAAAGCATCACCATAAGCGCAGTAAACGTGGAAAGCAG gATGGGAAAAACCATGTGACTTTCCCTGAATTCCAGCAAAACGGTTCGGCCAAACAGTTCACGCACggtaaaataaagtattatagattag ACTACATAGATGAAGTTCTTCAAGAGGAAGGAGACGAGCGCGAGTCGGGGCCGCGACGCGAAGGTGACGACGGCGGTATTACATTCACTGCCAAATCCCCGC CTGGATACAAAGAAGTCAGTCCGACGTCCTCGCATAAAGAAAATAGTAGTTCACTTTTAAATCAACTGGCTAACCTGCCTGGATTCAATCCCTTGAAAGCGAGGATTGTTAAGCAGTACgctaaaacacccgaagaaataCTCCCGACAGCTGTTGAGAAATCCTTACCGTGGAGAAGGGACAGATCCACGTATAACTTCG TTCCCAATGAGGACATCCTGGAAGAGGACGAAAGAAGATTGTCTGATTGTGACAATG ACACCTAC ATTTTTAG GAGGCATAGAGAAGCCAAAACATCCAAAATCTATCATAGGTCTGTTCCGAAGAGAGAGCTCTAG
- the LOC124635228 gene encoding sodium/hydrogen exchanger 3 isoform X2, with protein sequence MTSLKHGVNLSRRACRRPLLWAALAALLSCAHSGPLESTTKQSPSITVDGISTYPGLGFGPMGPVVPVPGEPPGTQLRQHQDTTTNLPSTEKPEKKVKKLVIAAFEFHRVETPFLIGLWIFFASIAKIGFHMAPKLSKMFPESCLLIFVGVLIGALLLSTHSVHVQPLTPDTFFLYMLPPIILDAGYFMPNRLFFDHLGTILLFAVVGTVFNTLTIGASLWACGQTGMFGCTTPLLDMLLFAALISAVDPVAVLAVFEEIHVDEVLYIVVFGESLLNDAVTVVLYHMFEAYTEMGPSRLEYTDFLAGLASFLVVAVGGTCIGVVWGFATGLVTRFTHEVRVIEPIFIFVMAYLAYLNAEMFHMSGILAITFCGITMKNYVEANISHKSHTTIKYTMKMLSSSSETIIFMFLGVATVNNNHDWNTWFVLLTIVFCSVFRIIGVYIFSAIANKFRLHKLNRVEKFVMSYGGLRGAVAFALVLLIDPEVVELQPMFVTTTIAVIYFTVFIQGITIKPLVKILNVKTAEKRKPTMNERIHERFMDHLMAGVEDILGKHGNHHMRDKFKRFDNRFIRPFLLRNYQGAEPKILETYSKLAMKDAIEYMQRNASTIGNISGAESMSAIFKNYTNANFNGSPSFSQLDSSTWNIDMQELEYNPSKKDLTDAKIHHLLAEELCKPFRRHRRLSYSRHAVNDRDLGTQVNYKTHMNIRRRVGDRKHHHKRSKRGKQDGKNHVTFPEFQQNGSAKQFTHGKIKYYRLDYIDEVLQEEGDERESGPRREGDDGGITFTAKSPPGYKEVSPTSSHKENSSSLLNQLANLPGFNPLKARIVKQYAKTPEEILPTAVEKSLPWRRDRSTYNFVPNEDILEEDERRLSDCDNVAEHARVATPTATETMLPWKREEMEGSGGGALKQSEFPAWASNKEYLAYSSPSATFLGGIEKPKHPKSIIGLFRRESSSSTQGAGENVVVSDSEGNRDCWSKGEGTSKDPIGRQGPSLLSKRSTSLGGPSVLLMEDVAHSDPLGASSRPASIMQGPHRGQCRRGSMLELTGSLSRDAITEEKCSKSLPESERMGVRRLPLGQQSLPREPFIRQLTMASTLHTSSSSDDSSDENT encoded by the exons ATGACGTCGTTGAAGCACGGGGTGAACCTGAGCCGGCGCGCATGCAGGCGACCCCTCCTGTGGGCCGCGCTAGCTGCCCTCCTGTCCTGCGCACACAGCGGCCCTCTTGAA AGCACCACGAAACAAAGTCCGTCCATAACAGTCGATGGGATCTCCACGTACCCCGGACTGGGGTTCGGGCCCATGGGTCCCGTGGTGCCAGTACCAGGCGAGCCCCCAGGCACGCAGCTTCGTCAACACCAGGACACTACCACTAATTTACCAAGCACAGAAAAACCTGAGAAAAAAGTGAAGAAACTGGTCATCGCTGCCTTCGAATTTCACCGGGTCGAAACGCCCTTCTTGATAGGATTATGGATTTTCTTCGCTAGTATAGCTAAAATTG GTTTTCATATGGCACCGAAGTTGTCGAAAATGTTTCCTGAATCTTGTCTTCTTATTTTCGTGGGTGTCCTCATCGGGGCACTGCTGTTGAGTACGCATAGTGTGCATGTACAACCTCTGACGCCGGACACCTTCTTTTTATACATGTTGCCCCCTATCATCCTGGATGCTGGCTACTTCATGCCCAACAGATTGTTTTTCGATCACCTTGGAACAATTCTTTTATTTGCGGTTGTTGGGACTGTGTTCAACACCCTGACTATTG GGGCGTCCCTATGGGCCTGCGGACAGACTGGAATGTTTGGCTGCACCACACCCCTTCTAGACATGCTTTTGTTTGCAGCATTAATCTCTGCAGTAGATCCAGTAGCAGTACTAGCTGTTTTTGAGGAAATTCATGTAGATGAAGTTCTTTACATTGTAGTTTTCGGCGAATCTCTGCTGAACGATGCAGTAACTGTTGTATTATATCACATGTTTGAGGCATATAC TGAGATGGGACCATCACGTCTTGAATATACTGACTTCCTTGCGGGACTCGCCTCTTTCCTGGTGGTGGCTGTTGGAGGGACGTGTATTGGCGTCGTGTGGGGCTTCGCTACAGGCCTTGTCACCCGTTTCACGCACGAAGTTAGAGTCATTGAGCCAATCTTCATATTCGTAATGGCTTACTTGGCATATCTCAATGCTGAGATGTTCCACATGAGTGGAATACTTGC CATAACTTTCTGCGGTATAACTATGAAGAACTACGTGGAGGCGAACATATCACACAAGTCGCatacaacaataaaatacacCATGAAAATGCTGTCTTCGTCCTCAGAAACtattattttcatgtttttagGCGTGGCTACTGTAAATAATAACCACGATTGGAACACGTGGTTTGTTTTATTAACAATTGTATTCTGCTCAGTATTTCGTATAATAG GCGTGTATATATTTAGCGCAATTGCCAATAAGTTCCGTTTGCACAAACTTAATAGGGTTGAAAAGTTCGTCATGTCTTATGGAG GTCTTCGAGGCGCAGTTGCCTTCGCATTAGTTTTGTTAATAGATCCTGAAGTAGTGGAACTGCAGCCAATGTTTGTTACTACCACTATAGCTGTGATATACTTCACCGTATTCATTCAGGGAATCACGATAAAACCTCTTGTGAAAATACTTAACGTTAAAACTGCTGAGAAGCGAAAACCGACAATGAATGAACGAATTCATGAGCGG TTTATGGACCATTTGATGGCTGGCGTAGAAGATATTCTGGGAAAACATGGTAACCACCACATGAGAGATAAGTTCAAAAGATTTGACAATCGCTTCATTAGGCCATTCTTACTTAGAAACTATCAG GGTGCTGAGCCGAAGATTTTGGAGACCTACTCAAAGTTAGCTATGAAAGATGCAATAGAATACATGCAACGAAACGCGTCTACTATCGGAAATATATCAGGCGCCGAATCCATGTCTGCCATATTCAAAAACTATACTAATGCCAATTTCAATGGAAG TCCCAGCTTCAGTCAATTGGACTCATCAACGTGGAATATAGACATGCAAGAACTGGAATATAATCCGTCGAAGAAAGATCTAACAGATGCCAAGATACACCATCTCCTTGCGGAAGAACTTTGCAAACCATTCAGACGG CATCGTCGGTTGAGCTACAGTCGGCACGCAGTGAACGATCGTGACCTCGGCACGCAAGTCAATTACAAGACCCATATGAATATAAGGCGACGGGTTGGCGACAGAAAGCATCACCATAAGCGCAGTAAACGTGGAAAGCAG gATGGGAAAAACCATGTGACTTTCCCTGAATTCCAGCAAAACGGTTCGGCCAAACAGTTCACGCACggtaaaataaagtattatagattag ACTACATAGATGAAGTTCTTCAAGAGGAAGGAGACGAGCGCGAGTCGGGGCCGCGACGCGAAGGTGACGACGGCGGTATTACATTCACTGCCAAATCCCCGC CTGGATACAAAGAAGTCAGTCCGACGTCCTCGCATAAAGAAAATAGTAGTTCACTTTTAAATCAACTGGCTAACCTGCCTGGATTCAATCCCTTGAAAGCGAGGATTGTTAAGCAGTACgctaaaacacccgaagaaataCTCCCGACAGCTGTTGAGAAATCCTTACCGTGGAGAAGGGACAGATCCACGTATAACTTCG TTCCCAATGAGGACATCCTGGAAGAGGACGAAAGAAGATTGTCTGATTGTGACAATG TAGCCGAGCACGCTCGCGTGGCCACCCCAACGGCAACGGAGACTATGTTGCCATGGAAACGCGAGGAAATGGAGGGGTCCGGCGGTGGCGCCCTAAAACAATCGGAGTTCCCTGCGTGGGCCTCGAACAAAGAGTATCTAGCGTACAGCTCACCCTCGGCTACATTTTTAG GAGGCATAGAGAAGCCAAAACATCCAAAATCTATCATAGGTCTGTTCCGAAGAGAGAGCTCTAGCTCAACCCAAGGTGCTGGCGAGAATGTAGTTGTATCTGACTCGGAGGGGAACAGAGACTGTTGGAGTAAAGGAGAAGGCACTTCTAAGGACCCTATAGGAAGACAAGGACCAAGTTTACTGTCTAAGAGAAGCACAAGCCTTGGAGGTCCTTCGGTGCTATTGATGGAAGACGTGGCGCACTCGGACCCGCTGGGCGCATCTAGTAGACCGGCCAGCATCATGCAGGGACCACACAGAGGACAATGTCGAAGAGGATCTATGTTGGAGTTGACTGG GTCATTATCTCGTGATGCAATCACAGAAGAGAAATGCAGCAAATCACTGCCAGAGAGTGAGCGTATGGGGGTCAGGCGGTTGCCTCTGGGCCAGCAGAGTCTCCCTAGGGAACCCTTCATCCGGCAGCTGACCATGGCCTCTACGCTCCACACCAGCTCTTCGTCTGACGACTCCTCAGACGAGAACACCTGA
- the LOC124635228 gene encoding sodium/hydrogen exchanger 3 isoform X4: protein MTSLKHGVNLSRRACRRPLLWAALAALLSCAHSGPLESTTKQSPSITVDGISTYPGLGFGPMGPVVPVPGEPPGTQLRQHQDTTTNLPSTEKPEKKVKKLVIAAFEFHRVETPFLIGLWIFFASIAKIGFHMAPKLSKMFPESCLLIFVGVLIGALLLSTHSVHVQPLTPDTFFLYMLPPIILDAGYFMPNRLFFDHLGTILLFAVVGTVFNTLTIGASLWACGQTGMFGCTTPLLDMLLFAALISAVDPVAVLAVFEEIHVDEVLYIVVFGESLLNDAVTVVLYHMFEAYTEMGPSRLEYTDFLAGLASFLVVAVGGTCIGVVWGFATGLVTRFTHEVRVIEPIFIFVMAYLAYLNAEMFHMSGILAITFCGITMKNYVEANISHKSHTTIKYTMKMLSSSSETIIFMFLGVATVNNNHDWNTWFVLLTIVFCSVFRIIGVYIFSAIANKFRLHKLNRVEKFVMSYGGLRGAVAFALVLLIDPEVVELQPMFVTTTIAVIYFTVFIQGITIKPLVKILNVKTAEKRKPTMNERIHERFMDHLMAGVEDILGKHGNHHMRDKFKRFDNRFIRPFLLRNYQGAEPKILETYSKLAMKDAIEYMQRNASTIGNISGAESMSAIFKNYTNANFNGSPSFSQLDSSTWNIDMQELEYNPSKKDLTDAKIHHLLAEELCKPFRRHRRLSYSRHAVNDRDLGTQVNYKTHMNIRRRVGDRKHHHKRSKRGKQDGKNHVTFPEFQQNGSAKQFTHGKIKYYRLDYIDEVLQEEGDERESGPRREGDDGGITFTAKSPLPNEDILEEDERRLSDCDNDTYMIVAEHARVATPTATETMLPWKREEMEGSGGGALKQSEFPAWASNKEYLAYSSPSATFLGGIEKPKHPKSIIGLFRRESSSSTQGAGENVVVSDSEGNRDCWSKGEGTSKDPIGRQGPSLLSKRSTSLGGPSVLLMEDVAHSDPLGASSRPASIMQGPHRGQCRRGSMLELTGSLSRDAITEEKCSKSLPESERMGVRRLPLGQQSLPREPFIRQLTMASTLHTSSSSDDSSDENT from the exons ATGACGTCGTTGAAGCACGGGGTGAACCTGAGCCGGCGCGCATGCAGGCGACCCCTCCTGTGGGCCGCGCTAGCTGCCCTCCTGTCCTGCGCACACAGCGGCCCTCTTGAA AGCACCACGAAACAAAGTCCGTCCATAACAGTCGATGGGATCTCCACGTACCCCGGACTGGGGTTCGGGCCCATGGGTCCCGTGGTGCCAGTACCAGGCGAGCCCCCAGGCACGCAGCTTCGTCAACACCAGGACACTACCACTAATTTACCAAGCACAGAAAAACCTGAGAAAAAAGTGAAGAAACTGGTCATCGCTGCCTTCGAATTTCACCGGGTCGAAACGCCCTTCTTGATAGGATTATGGATTTTCTTCGCTAGTATAGCTAAAATTG GTTTTCATATGGCACCGAAGTTGTCGAAAATGTTTCCTGAATCTTGTCTTCTTATTTTCGTGGGTGTCCTCATCGGGGCACTGCTGTTGAGTACGCATAGTGTGCATGTACAACCTCTGACGCCGGACACCTTCTTTTTATACATGTTGCCCCCTATCATCCTGGATGCTGGCTACTTCATGCCCAACAGATTGTTTTTCGATCACCTTGGAACAATTCTTTTATTTGCGGTTGTTGGGACTGTGTTCAACACCCTGACTATTG GGGCGTCCCTATGGGCCTGCGGACAGACTGGAATGTTTGGCTGCACCACACCCCTTCTAGACATGCTTTTGTTTGCAGCATTAATCTCTGCAGTAGATCCAGTAGCAGTACTAGCTGTTTTTGAGGAAATTCATGTAGATGAAGTTCTTTACATTGTAGTTTTCGGCGAATCTCTGCTGAACGATGCAGTAACTGTTGTATTATATCACATGTTTGAGGCATATAC TGAGATGGGACCATCACGTCTTGAATATACTGACTTCCTTGCGGGACTCGCCTCTTTCCTGGTGGTGGCTGTTGGAGGGACGTGTATTGGCGTCGTGTGGGGCTTCGCTACAGGCCTTGTCACCCGTTTCACGCACGAAGTTAGAGTCATTGAGCCAATCTTCATATTCGTAATGGCTTACTTGGCATATCTCAATGCTGAGATGTTCCACATGAGTGGAATACTTGC CATAACTTTCTGCGGTATAACTATGAAGAACTACGTGGAGGCGAACATATCACACAAGTCGCatacaacaataaaatacacCATGAAAATGCTGTCTTCGTCCTCAGAAACtattattttcatgtttttagGCGTGGCTACTGTAAATAATAACCACGATTGGAACACGTGGTTTGTTTTATTAACAATTGTATTCTGCTCAGTATTTCGTATAATAG GCGTGTATATATTTAGCGCAATTGCCAATAAGTTCCGTTTGCACAAACTTAATAGGGTTGAAAAGTTCGTCATGTCTTATGGAG GTCTTCGAGGCGCAGTTGCCTTCGCATTAGTTTTGTTAATAGATCCTGAAGTAGTGGAACTGCAGCCAATGTTTGTTACTACCACTATAGCTGTGATATACTTCACCGTATTCATTCAGGGAATCACGATAAAACCTCTTGTGAAAATACTTAACGTTAAAACTGCTGAGAAGCGAAAACCGACAATGAATGAACGAATTCATGAGCGG TTTATGGACCATTTGATGGCTGGCGTAGAAGATATTCTGGGAAAACATGGTAACCACCACATGAGAGATAAGTTCAAAAGATTTGACAATCGCTTCATTAGGCCATTCTTACTTAGAAACTATCAG GGTGCTGAGCCGAAGATTTTGGAGACCTACTCAAAGTTAGCTATGAAAGATGCAATAGAATACATGCAACGAAACGCGTCTACTATCGGAAATATATCAGGCGCCGAATCCATGTCTGCCATATTCAAAAACTATACTAATGCCAATTTCAATGGAAG TCCCAGCTTCAGTCAATTGGACTCATCAACGTGGAATATAGACATGCAAGAACTGGAATATAATCCGTCGAAGAAAGATCTAACAGATGCCAAGATACACCATCTCCTTGCGGAAGAACTTTGCAAACCATTCAGACGG CATCGTCGGTTGAGCTACAGTCGGCACGCAGTGAACGATCGTGACCTCGGCACGCAAGTCAATTACAAGACCCATATGAATATAAGGCGACGGGTTGGCGACAGAAAGCATCACCATAAGCGCAGTAAACGTGGAAAGCAG gATGGGAAAAACCATGTGACTTTCCCTGAATTCCAGCAAAACGGTTCGGCCAAACAGTTCACGCACggtaaaataaagtattatagattag ACTACATAGATGAAGTTCTTCAAGAGGAAGGAGACGAGCGCGAGTCGGGGCCGCGACGCGAAGGTGACGACGGCGGTATTACATTCACTGCCAAATCCCCGC TTCCCAATGAGGACATCCTGGAAGAGGACGAAAGAAGATTGTCTGATTGTGACAATG ACACCTACATGATAGTAGCCGAGCACGCTCGCGTGGCCACCCCAACGGCAACGGAGACTATGTTGCCATGGAAACGCGAGGAAATGGAGGGGTCCGGCGGTGGCGCCCTAAAACAATCGGAGTTCCCTGCGTGGGCCTCGAACAAAGAGTATCTAGCGTACAGCTCACCCTCGGCTACATTTTTAG GAGGCATAGAGAAGCCAAAACATCCAAAATCTATCATAGGTCTGTTCCGAAGAGAGAGCTCTAGCTCAACCCAAGGTGCTGGCGAGAATGTAGTTGTATCTGACTCGGAGGGGAACAGAGACTGTTGGAGTAAAGGAGAAGGCACTTCTAAGGACCCTATAGGAAGACAAGGACCAAGTTTACTGTCTAAGAGAAGCACAAGCCTTGGAGGTCCTTCGGTGCTATTGATGGAAGACGTGGCGCACTCGGACCCGCTGGGCGCATCTAGTAGACCGGCCAGCATCATGCAGGGACCACACAGAGGACAATGTCGAAGAGGATCTATGTTGGAGTTGACTGG GTCATTATCTCGTGATGCAATCACAGAAGAGAAATGCAGCAAATCACTGCCAGAGAGTGAGCGTATGGGGGTCAGGCGGTTGCCTCTGGGCCAGCAGAGTCTCCCTAGGGAACCCTTCATCCGGCAGCTGACCATGGCCTCTACGCTCCACACCAGCTCTTCGTCTGACGACTCCTCAGACGAGAACACCTGA